From a region of the Impatiens glandulifera chromosome 4, dImpGla2.1, whole genome shotgun sequence genome:
- the LOC124935441 gene encoding ethylene-responsive transcription factor ERF017-like: MKPIPVKRVRGRYNYKGVRLKKPGKWVAESRKQMGRNKIWLGTYNTEKEAALAHDAAIVCLRGASSFASLNFPDDLPMNIANHPDSFSNSEIQLAAEKHALKDRDDAVVPVRLPGTDVVSEVDVILRIGRGAI, from the coding sequence ATGAAGCCCATTCCTGTGAAGAGAGTCCGCGGTCGGTACAATTACAAAGGAGTGAGGTTGAAGAAACCGGGAAAGTGGGTGGCGGAGTCGCGGAAGCAAATGGGCCGCAACAAAATCTGGCTCGGAACATACAATACTGAGAAGGAAGCTGCCCTAGCCCACGATGCCGCCATCGTCTGTCTTCGTGGAGCTTCTTCTTTCGCATCACTCAATTTTCCTGATGACCTTCCGATGAATATCGCAAATCATCCCGACAGCTTCTCCAATTCCGAGATTCAGTTGGCGGCAGAGAAGCATGCACTTAAAGATCGGGACGACGCTGTCGTTCCTGTTCGGCTCCCCGGGACAGATGTCGTGAGCGAAGTTGATGTCATTCTTCGTATTGGAAGAGGAGCGATATGA